The genomic region CTACACAAGTTCAGCTCTTTTTCTGCCCTAACACTTCTTATTAATACCCTACCATCATTATATTCAACTGAAAGATCAGCAGGAATATTGATAGGTGCGGCACCTATACGAGACATACATTTCTCCTATCATTTAAAATACACGACACAAAACTTCTCCACCAACTTTTAATCTACGTGCATTATAATCGGTCATCACTCCTTTCGGTGTAGATATAATAAAAATTCCAAGACCATTATATGCTTTAGAAATGTCCTTACACTTAGAATAATAACGACAACCGGGCTTTGATACCCTAGCTATATCATTAATCACAGGTGATTTATCATAATACTTCAACTGCACAACAAGCGAAGGGATACTACCTCTCTCTTGCTTTTCATAATTAAGAATATACCCTTCCTCTTTTAAGATCTTCAATATAGAAGAATTCACTTTAGAGAATAGGACTCTTGTTTCCCTATGCATTGCCAATTGAGCATTACGTATTCTTGTTAAAAAATCACCAATACCATCAGATAACGACACTATTACACTCCTTA from Wolbachia endosymbiont (group B) of Parapoynx stratiotata harbors:
- the rpsH gene encoding 30S ribosomal protein S8; the encoded protein is MSLSDGIGDFLTRIRNAQLAMHRETRVLFSKVNSSILKILKEEGYILNYEKQERGSIPSLVVQLKYYDKSPVINDIARVSKPGCRYYSKCKDISKAYNGLGIFIISTPKGVMTDYNARRLKVGGEVLCRVF